The following DNA comes from Anastrepha obliqua isolate idAnaObli1 chromosome 1, idAnaObli1_1.0, whole genome shotgun sequence.
ataatgcttAGACATCGTTAGTATcgcataaaataaatgtaactaATCAAACTGTTGTTTTTACTAAACGGTTATCTCTCATAAAGTTGAGTATTTGAAAAGGATATGCTTCGGAAGCATTAAACTGTGGCTGCTTTTGTAAAAGTGTAAAACACTATTCAATATTTCTTAAGGAAGTGCTGCTTTAGTCGTTCCATTTCCTTAAGGAAAAATTAGCTATGCCTAAACTACGTACAGACAATATTTGAGTGAATTGTGAAGTTAATTAcattttgtcttatttttttcCTAATAGTTGTACGTATTTACTATTTAGGGAGTTTATAGTGGGTTAAGGAAATTAAACTTTTCCAATCCAAAAAGTACTAAAATCGTTTTCTCTGTACTACTTTTTTAGAGCAAATAAAGGCtgatgtataaaattttattaaacttctTCGTGTATCGATTTGacgctttttttattaatatattttagtctTATATTAGATTAGTTAAACATTTTGCCTTCCGTTTCAAGCTAATTATCCTGTATTAATGTGTTGCTaatcattttaatttcatactTTACATTGCTattattcattaattttgtaGCGGATGTCATATTTTCTGTTCACTATTGCCAATTTCACATTTGATTCCATTGCACTGTAGTAATAATCggcatttaaaattattttcagattCCAAAGAACATCTTGATAGTTATTTGTGTGATGACTTTATTCGGAAGTTGTTCTTTGCAGAGAATACTAGGCGCCTATTTTCGTGTTTAATACATGAAacatgtgttgttgttgctgtaaacaacataaaaatttcttaaagaaacGTTGGGGAAAAAACTGAGTTTTTATATCTGCATTATAAAGTCCTGCTTAAATCAATTAGCAGTCGGGCATATTTTAGTGGCACAAACTAGACCTTAGTGCGGCTAAGCACCGTCACTTCACATCCTAAAATTGTGTAGAGGAGATTTGTTAtgttgctgcaacaacaacaagccgtCTAAGTCTGGTCTACGCATTTATTTATCGGTAGGCTTAGAAAGCGTGCCGTTTCCTCATGTTTGGGGCAGGGTTAGTTTTTCAGAACGACAAGAACAAGAACAGAGTTGAACAAGAGAGAAAGGAgtgtttaaatgaaaattaaattaaatttcttctaTTTCATAGGTGGGTTATTCAAAAGTTATCGAATTTCTCTCTATCTCAGTAATGTTGTACAGCGATTTAGAaaacatatacaaggtggcgcaaaattaatcacccaatcggaagatttataatttttgcaaatggcgtctgAACGCCAATCAACTTTAATGCTTTTGCACTAGACAGTTGCAGtattacaaacagacaagcaatggagcgtgtaaaggtcaaaatagaaatttccagcattcaaaataattttattttgtgttgtaaaaaatgtatttaaccaTTCAGGCTCACTGCTCGAAATGCAGgatgtactaaaaaatttttgcGTCCACAATACCTTGCGTCGGCAGGACTTTTACTGTTTATTCTAATGAAAAAGAATGTTACAGGAttaccaaaatttatttttttattctcctcaaactttaacaaaaaactaaCTTATTACGTATTATTCCGCTTTTGGTGATAAGAtaccatttttgtattttttataattttttaaattcatctttaatttattattaaagcgGTGTTACACGGGTTTACACCAAACATTCGCACCGCGGACCACCATTCACCGGATGAACCATTCGCACGCTTGATCCGGAAATCGAGTTAATTTATTAACTAAAATTGGCTTTCCAAGACACGAggacatttttcatttcatcattCGAAACTTTCTTGATAACCCATTTTCTTCATTAGTAGCTTGTTTTTTCCTAAAACAGCAGGCTTTCATATAtatactattatatatatatataattggtttttagtcgagctcctcctcctatttgcggcgtgcgccttgatgctGTTCCTCAAGTGGAAGGaacacagttttaagccggctccgaacggcagatattttttacggtgcaaaaataaagttgaagttggaaatatttttggtttttcataaaaaaatattggaactCGTTTCTCACAAACtattaggaaattttattatatttcatttcctATAATTCCTACTAAAATTGTCCGATCATGTACTGAATGTGTCTAAAACttgtacataaaataaaactttattcgATTTTCGGAATCAGCGAGCGATTTTGCAAAGGAACTGGATGGATAGGGGCATCcggtgtgcaaaaaaaaaacatcaaaatttatATACCAGTGTTATTATTCATTAGGggtattacattttgtttatattcaaaaatatttcttagttATAGTCTTTTTCTGGTAGTCAACtacatttttattcgaaatatcATCGCCACCTCccctatattttatttcatttgattatAGATTTTCTTAGCTAGAAAAACTtagcaatttttatttctcttgctttttagaaagcaaaaaagtatgagaaaaagtaaattaattgaactcacatacacatatatactacATATTTAAGTTGTGTCAATGTTATGCTTTGAAAAGGTGCAAGATTGATAGGTCTAAGTTTTTTGTAGCGTTTTAGTAATACATATGAAGCgagtattttaaaaaacttaagtaAATAGCCCAAAAGTGTATTGTTACTAGACGCCAACCGAAGCAATTATCTAGACTAGCTctccctgtatgtatgtataatacatacacatatacatacatacatatatataacatatgtacatgcgaATATAACATAGATATTCAAAACTAAACctgtataaaattatttgtaaatgttCAAATAACGCAGCTGTTGCTAACTAGTAATAAAGtctataaattgaaaaaataaatttatatatacatacatacatacatataatgtaaatttatataaatactatAATTAGTTTGTACGCTGTTTTCTAACCCATTGAAAAATGTaacttattttttgtaattcaaataaataatgaatcgTCTAGCTGTAAGTCCCCATGCTTAGATGTAAAATAATCTATTTTCTCATTCTAATTAAATGCAATTGTAAAAACATCGATACGAATTTCTTTACGATAAAAACCTATACACACTGTATTTATGTAATTtccaaaatccaaaaatgtttactttgttACTATTatcgtatatatgtacagtatGTACTTTTGTAATTGAACCaatgtttataaaataattgtgTGTTACTGTTATCTTACCACTAAAACGTCCTTAGGACATATGCGTTAACGAATTATCGAGTATTGTGTAAGAGCGCGTTGCTACTTAACTTCTACTCAAGTAAAAAAGAAAGCTTACAGAAATGTAGACATCCTAATATAACAATAAGGTTACAAGCAAAAATTCTGTAGTTTACTGGAGGCGAAGTTGCACATCTCAGTTTTTATGAATTGATAAATGAAAAacctatacatacgtatatatgcatATCATAGATTGTAAACTAGGCACTAGTTTTAGCTATCATTTTTAGTACTTAacgacacacatacatacacacgtacatatccattttttctacaattatCCAAAGTTTTTGTTATGTAGCGATCCATTGATCGACAGGCAAGACTTATGCGAATCTCcttgttatttgttattatttgagCGTGTATGTGCAAGTATTGTGCGCGTGTGTGCGCATACGTGTAAATATCGCATAGAAGAGTTTTAGTGACCGACGgtttatcgattttttattttgttttagaaattttttaatttgtctatTTTTGTATGTAGGCCACCAATCCTCTTTAGTCCCAAGCTGTTTTGCTTTTGCCTTTCGAATATTTTTAGTTTCCGAAGATTTTCGATTACCGCCGAAAAGTCGACTTTATTTTACCTATTGCTTAGgccattttatttcatacacCCATACTAAATATCATAGAAAATAtattagtacaaaaaaaaaacatattttcgctTCCATTTAGCACTTGTTAGCGTTTCGAAATTGGGATACATAAAACGTACCTACTATGTGTAGAGTATGGTTTTTGCAGCGGATTGTCCAATGCTTTTCTTTACATCGGCGACagaaaatgcatataaattaattcttttAGTGCTTGTTTGAAAGCGATTAGTTAACTAGAATGGAGGTGTATCTTTAGCACGATTTGAAATTAAAACTgtttgatacaaaaattttgTGCAGTAATAATAAATCGTCCATAAATTGAAAATGCTTCACACAAAAATTTTGCGGAATAATAATTAGTTGTACATAAACTCAACCTCGCAGACATATAGCAGTAGATTTATTGCCTCATCATGTAATTCGAGGTCTTGTCACATTTTCGCGtgaaatggaaattttaaattaaatattgcatACTTTTGCACACGGCATGAAAGTTAACTGCCGTAAGTTAGGGCCCTTTGGTCATACGAGAATCGcccaaaaaatggtcttccaaaacAAGTATGTCGCTGGTTCTTATTCACTATGAAcgtcgttatcgtgtgaactacgttcattaaaaaaataaaaattgacaaaatggcggacgttcacagttgaaaaacagtttttatacCCCTTCTTTGACCTTAAAaatactacaattttttttccgaatgatcgtagttcacacgataacgacatcaattctacgtcgtttaaattttattccatCAAAATCCGGCTATATCCGTATCCATTGTCCATGTGAAGGCCTTTTTTTTAAGGCTGACAACtctttgaacgaacctcgtatggccgaaaatgtttttttttattttttaacaatgcatcaaaaaataaaatactgaaaacggaaataaaaaatctttttttttttgtttccgtttAAGAAGAAACTCCAGAAAAACGCCTactcaaatgaggcgagggccttaaatAGTAGTCTATTATATACCCACCTAAATGTGACCCGATTTCGAGTTTAGTTCATAAACAAAGGCCGTAAAATTTATTTGCTCACAGTTCTCTGtcgagaaaatataaaaagctataagtGCCTTAAATTATACCTCAAATGCACAATTCAGTATATTATTTAAGTGCTAATATTACACAATTTGTGCCAGACAACTGTTATTTGAGCTATGAGCGttcctttattattttgtaaaatggtTAATCACATAATAGATATGCCTGGATTAATTAccctaaaattcaataaaatcatcaactttatttgaaaaaataaactaaatctAAGTATTTAACCGATTGGTGGGCAATTGTTCGATCACACTTTGCAAGTTCAACATTTGGGCAAAGTTTTTGATCGTTGATCCTACTTAATTGAAGCCTTCTAAATTTCAAAGCATACCTCATTTCGCCAGATTGGCTGTAGTTATCTAGATAACGGTACTTGAAAATTTACTATACATATGGGAACGgatgaatatgaaaattaaaatgtgcTTTCCTGAACTTGGTGTTTTAGATCTATAAATTATAACTTCATTCCTCATTGCCTAAACAACTCAGTTCAATTGCTGACTAATTAGTGTTTtgtttaagcaaaatttttgtcTTAGTGATTTGTAATGCATTCTCAATTAGTTAACTAATCGCCTAGCCTTAGGTATAGACTTGTAAACTTGGTGTATGTATAGATTTTGCGTCTAGGTTATGATTGAGTGTTGGTTGACTTATTGACTATTGATTGAtgatttatttacaactgcCAATACATAAGTAAAACGTTTTTATCGTCTCTTCTTCTTCGAATAATATTGATTTTCCTGCATACAATCCGTTGATTTATCTTTCCTACctacatattaaatatttgtatcatctaaaaaaatatatatattcaaatGTATAATTGCAATTTAATTATACTCGTAACTCTAAAACTACTTgagtacaaaaaaaagaacaaattgcCTAGTGTTGATTTGAATTTACTTGAATTGCTCTTGCATACTACAGTTGTACGATTTAGTTGAAATTAGTTGCAGcaaatgtttttaaacaaatgtatttctttgaaacttagTAGTTCTCGTATGCCTATACCCCTTTTTTCCTGCAAGTTtactaatataatttaatttggcTTTTTTTTTCGGCGCCACCTTACCATCATGCTGCCTCCTGTTGCCTCCTGTTGCGGTTGTTGTGACTTACAGCGCAGTCGCGGTTTTGGTTTCATCACATTCCAAGAGCCCTGTAGCGTGGACAAAGTCCTACAGGTGCCCATACATACACTGGATGGCAAGAAAATCGATCCCAAGCATGCTACACCCAAGAATCGCCCACGTCAGGCTAATAAGACAAAGAAGATTTTTGTTGGCGGCGTCTCGCAAGATACTTCCGCCGACGAGGTGAAAGCCTATTTCAATCAGTTTGGCACCGTCGAAGAGACAGTCATGTTGATGGATCAACAAACGAAACGTCATCGCGGTTTCGGTTTTGTCACATTCGAGAACGAGGATGTCGTGGATCGTGTTTGTGAGATACATTTCCATACCATTAAAAACAAGAAGGTCGAATGCAAGAAAGCCCAACCAAAGGAGGCTGTCACACCAGCTGCCGCCCAATTGCTGCAGAAACGTATTATGTTGAGCACATTAGGCGTGCCCATACCGACCGCACCGGGCCAGTTGATTGGCACACGCGCAGGCGTCACCACCATGAGTTCATTAGCCATGTTGCAAGCGCCGTCAACATTACAATTGCATGCCGCCAGTGGCGCTGCTGCCGCCGCCGCTGCACAACAGGCTGCGCTCATCTCGCAGTCACCCTTCCAAGTACAAAATGCCGCCGCCGCTGCTGCAGTAGCCGCCAATCCAGCTAGCTTTGGCAAATTGCTTACCACATATCCACAGGCCTTGCACAGCGTCAGGTGAGTGTTTGATGAGAGTGTACAATGCAGTTAAATATATCCTAATTAttccattttcgttttttttctttatgcaaCAGATATGCACCCTATCCCATTCCCACGAGCGCTGCTGCCGCCAATGCTTTGGTGCAGGCGCAACAGCAACATGTTGCggcacaacagcaacagcatgcGAATGCTGCCGCCGCCGCTCAACAGCAACACACTGCCCACGCTGCCGCCGCCGCTGCAGCACAGCAGCATAACGCCGCCAACACACAAAACGTGGCCGCCGCACAGAATGCACATAATGCGCTCGCCGTCGCCGGTCCCGCCGCCGGAGCGAGCGCACATGGCGCACAAGCGGCACATCATCCACTGGCAGCAGCCGCCGCACAACAGGCAGCACTCGTCGCTGGCAATCCCTTGAGTGCGGCTGCCAATCCATATCAGAGCTATACGCTAACCAATGTAGACATGTCCAGCTTTCAGGGAGTCGACTGGAGCCAAGTGTATGGCATGGGCATGTACGTCTAAACAAAGCACCCATCATTTATTTGAGGAAGTCGTATGTTGAAGCTAACGAATGGggaaatttttaagcaaataagGAGTGCAGAAGGAAATACtcttaacttaaaaatatttataaatatatgaataGAATTAAATGAATATAATTAATGCTCACGACAACGGCATAAACGCCAAACAGGAGTTTAAATACGCAGCATGCACATACTCGTGACACACCGGAGGATAATTCATTGgcgttgtgtgtgtgtgtgtgtgcgtgcgttaCAACATTACTACAACGACTtgtgatacatatgtacatacaagtgtGTGTTATATGTGAGCGCACGAGCGAAATGAATTTGTTAATTTAATGAGATGCTAACTAATACATTTTTCGTTTTCaatattactttgaattcaataaaaaaaaaacaaaataaaaaaaaagataaactgaatggaaaaacactaaaaatgtgtataaaatgCTTATTAATACTTAGTTACCATGTAAACTGTAAGCGCGTGCGCTTTTTCGCTAGGTTAATACCTTAAGGAAACGTAGAATGCGCGTttccaagtacatacatattaaagaCAGCAATAAATTTGAAGGAATGCGCAATGAATGAAGAAGGGAAATGATGCAAAAAACAATTGAGGTTTACTTCTGTATGTTTTCACTGCTTGATAAAACACCAACTAATAATTTTCGATAAGCTATGaagtaaaatgttaaaaacaaaaaaagaacttaaacaaagaaatttgtgtgttttcttataagtatttaatttaattcaccgACAAAAGACAAACTCTAAATGCGCTAAAACtctaaaagtaaatattaaaagctCGAAAGATGCACTTCTTCAACGcgcataaaaatgaaataagaaagcAAGAATGCATattaatacacacatacatatacatacatatatttagttataagtGACTCAAAGCAAtgaatatatgaatacatgaaaAGAAAGCGCGTATTTTTTTAGTGGCTGCGAATTGCAACTTAGATGCACATTCGCGCGCGCAGCAACAGTAATTTGTCAATTTCGCAACTGCAGCAATATGTATTAGcagacgaagaagaagaaaaaaaaaattaaaattgtgtaTATGCAATTGCTAAACAAATACCGGTATTaagtattatataatttttcagtgCGCATGAAGCGTGGCGTTACATTTACGTTTGCGCCGAAAACCGCGGAGCGCATGTACTCGGAAGATATTGTGGAAAtgttgaaaacaataaaaaaaacaaataccatataaatatatctaattTTAAGAGCATATAAGCCGAACATTGTAGACAGTAGTGAAAAAAGCTAACAGGATTCCCTACAAATGTTATGTTTAACTTAAAACCGAGTTGCaggcaaaattacaaaaacaaaaggaatatacaatttaaaaatcttatattaGTAGAActtaacacaacaaaaaaaaaattaaaaaaaaaaacaaatatatatatatataatatataaaacaagaaatgcatataacaataattataaataatgagaattagaatttttaaaccACCGACTTGATTGCGTTTAATTTAGATAAACATGACAACAAAACATAATacatataacatacatacatacatacatacatacatacaacttaATGCATACATACCGTACATACCAACAacatagcatatgtacataaataattagTGTGCACGCAACCCAAGGAAAAGGGGACAAACGCAAAAAATGTGTGACTACTGTTCACGCAGAATCATACCcacttacatactcgtataagtaaGCAAGAAAAATCGGAAAACCAACGGTCGAAAGTTACAATCTAAATCCCAAAAAGATTACTATGTGCTCTTATCGCACATTGCGTGCATATTTGCTGGATGAAAAGACCGACAACTCCTCTTGACTATACACTGTCGACggcaaaagaaagtgtacaccagaTAATGCTAagtattgactatttatttattaaatatttttaaatgttattagtcagattgataataaaaaaaagtatttatttattttgtaatttcaattatttttcttacaaaatatAGTTCCATACTACAACAAGAACCATGTAAAGAAAAGTTTcgtactttgtataaaatttgtaaaacttcggcaaattttcattgacaattcaaactttttattcagaatttttagaaaaatttcgggtatgcagttttatatacAACTgaatttttgatataataaaatgcaagtttcaagaGGTTCAAATTATCTTTGCATaaaaatgagctataaaatttcCTACTTTAACATTTGTGCAAATTttcatacttgaaattttttcagaaattttgaggaaatttatattaatttttgcacaaagtttgaaagtttgcaTTATCTGGGTTTTGTTGCAGTATGAACTatacttttgtataaaattaatgaaaattaaaaaataaataaataaacatggtGCACATTTTCCTTCGAAAAAGGGTTGATTttgacgttcccacgacagtcggtgctACTTTAACTGCACGagccgaatttatatccggcgaAGAAGTggcactccagcagcatttcccataCATGTATGGAAAATGTTTATACTACAACGACAACAAGCatcgattttgaaaataaaactaagcTTTTTCATCCTGCTTGTCCGTATCAAAAAGTTGTCGAAGCCATGTTTTAAGTTACATGCATTTAATGGCATGGGTCACAAGTCAAcgaaatttttgtattactGCATGAAGCATGTCGCAAAAGTTGCATTTTTGTGAACTGATTGCTTgccattaattaaaaatattcagcgAAATATTTTCGCGGTGCTATTCTAGTGCTAGGTTATTGTGAATTGAAAGTGAAAGAAACCTTTCAAACTTGATTAGAACTTCTATGTGCTTTCTATTCGAAACTATTCAGAAGACAGTCCGTAAATGTTCTGCATCTTCTAAAGTAGCTACAGtttgaaatagaaaataataactgCACACATTGTTGTCTTTTTGGGATTTTCGTACTGCAAATACACGACTGCTCTATCAacgcgacaaaaaaaaaacaaaaaaacaagaaagcaaaaatatacatacacatgcgtaTGCATCACATACCACTTACGCACTAATCTATGTATATCTTCACTCAACATACACACAACCCTCTTCAAgctacttaaattaaaaaagaagaaatttataTCTTAACATTACTAAAACCTGCtatacacacacccacacatattTCTTTCTATAGAACTCCGTTCGCAATCAGCTGTTAACGCATACGCTCGCTGCTTATTACATTTTCAAACATAAGTTGCTTAGAAAAACTTCAGTAAACCTGTATATTCATTCTgtatataatttcaaaaattataaaatgcattCTAATACCACCATCTCAactatgttaaacaaaaaattgtattgtatttgtatttagaGTGCTTAGTTCAGtgttttcttttattgaattttaatcaAACTTTAGTTTAGTacttaaaaatgtatgaatataataaatatcgTAATTGCTTGCCCCATTATttcttgaaattaataattaaaacaatacatgcatacatacatacatgcatatgtatgtgattGACGCCCAATTGTAAAACAAATAGTACGAAAATTAAGT
Coding sequences within:
- the LOC129239487 gene encoding poly(U)-binding-splicing factor PUF60 isoform X2; this translates as MNYLDAMLACNPIDNAAAAAAAAAAGLIDHQHRDLHTALVNVAAVNGTLSNTTAAVLKSQSVQQQQQNNAAQQTAQAQAAVAAAAAAAAQAQQQQSQQNTVNNNASAQQQQQQQQSQQNAMVLLNGNAGTAVGGNNGTANGVVKTSSSGRSTPVNGSSTTDPAPGKLFVGGLSWQTSSEKLKEYFNVFGTVTDVLIMKDPVTQRSRGFGFITFQEPCSVDKVLQVPIHTLDGKKIDPKHATPKNRPRQANKTKKIFVGGVSQDTSADEVKAYFNQFGTVEETVMLMDQQTKRHRGFGFVTFENEDVVDRVCEIHFHTIKNKKVECKKAQPKEAVTPAAAQLLQKRIMLSTLGVPIPTAPGQLIGTRAGVTTMSSLAMLQAPSTLQLHAASGAAAAAAAQQAALISQSPFQVQNAAAAAAVAANPASFGKLLTTYPQALHSVRYAPYPIPTSAAAANALVQAQQQHVAAQQQQHANAAAAAQQQHTAHAAAAAAAQQHNAANTQNVAAAQNAHNALAVAGPAAGASAHGAQAAHHPLAAAAAQQAALVAGNPLSAAANPYQSYTLTNVDMSSFQGVDWSQVYGMGMYV
- the LOC129239487 gene encoding poly(U)-binding-splicing factor PUF60 isoform X1 yields the protein MLQHHPHTIPLGAAARIKEESTNNQPFFFAHSNPIDNAAAAAAAAAAGLIDHQHRDLHTALVNVAAVNGTLSNTTAAVLKSQSVQQQQQNNAAQQTAQAQAAVAAAAAAAAQAQQQQSQQNTVNNNASAQQQQQQQQSQQNAMVLLNGNAGTAVGGNNGTANGVVKTSSSGRSTPVNGSSTTDPAPGKLFVGGLSWQTSSEKLKEYFNVFGTVTDVLIMKDPVTQRSRGFGFITFQEPCSVDKVLQVPIHTLDGKKIDPKHATPKNRPRQANKTKKIFVGGVSQDTSADEVKAYFNQFGTVEETVMLMDQQTKRHRGFGFVTFENEDVVDRVCEIHFHTIKNKKVECKKAQPKEAVTPAAAQLLQKRIMLSTLGVPIPTAPGQLIGTRAGVTTMSSLAMLQAPSTLQLHAASGAAAAAAAQQAALISQSPFQVQNAAAAAAVAANPASFGKLLTTYPQALHSVRYAPYPIPTSAAAANALVQAQQQHVAAQQQQHANAAAAAQQQHTAHAAAAAAAQQHNAANTQNVAAAQNAHNALAVAGPAAGASAHGAQAAHHPLAAAAAQQAALVAGNPLSAAANPYQSYTLTNVDMSSFQGVDWSQVYGMGMYV